From the Astatotilapia calliptera chromosome 6, fAstCal1.2, whole genome shotgun sequence genome, one window contains:
- the marf1 gene encoding meiosis regulator and mRNA stability factor 1 isoform X1 — MMEGLGKERSTCGARSFPWLAHTETEASTLLWKLKDCFSAHETSSPHQTDKSNHMDNRKAVLDLKDVPPPPLHHTSSSQLSQPFSLSSLPLPPPCLPPPPPQLAQDSFQQPPPPHQQQEGASPKVSICEHCDHNNTDGFGLLGGRGVVGSGSNAAGVVSLYMAPGSLGAPISTSRSGPCSVASSVHQYKHKFSCGTGGEAFDPLFSLSCKPQLSSSVATSQPISSHPYLPCCSGLLHTYPAVPLSFSQASLFPSSAPMASSLPSVSSLPASLHGSCLTSSGFYTCGVDCSASARRSQGSILGGHPSTSTITTTATSAHFFSNPMHLNVERTVCVKGAHYCQECLFKPMNGLMAESDKVYPSVPIPQTAPIPIPICNGCGTFSDGKMLMPSTSLGKTGQKYGSPEGTGPENIPPVGVFWDIENCSVPSGRSAGAVVQRIRNRFFQGHREAEFICVCDISKESKAVIQELNNCQVTVAHINATAKNAADDKLRQSLRRFAETHTAPATVVLVSSDVNFASELSDLRHRHGFHVILVHGSHTSSALLQHANSHVPFQEITADLPPRMLVKAQPSFNHLYVHNLPLNCDKNMRNAVKLRLRRLSDNCGGRVLGVSQGTAVLRFGSPEAATRARKRMENEDVFGHRISLSFSPRPRDDASPESELRSQPHHLPQTLTRTSQTQDSMFGPPPSIASFSFLPLETPRSPRRPRRATRPCHTPGPVAERPYSPRRGCSGPPGGAPAKPHQELGSLEGKARMNFQHLEKGCAASSSTQNNGEAGALEQLTKPGLTVESIYSQSREDSSPQSATESPVDQVDRNSGEFQISTPSAFSKLNLHRSFSPLVLSQGSWSSRSASPCLSSRSSPLIAAPRSPCSEASEPFSEGAEIQVANLDYRMSRKDLQQTLNDTFSRYGRVKSVELSPHTDYQLKATIQMMSLQQAISAVSGLHRYKIGGKRIQVSLITGGSNKSLAMLGPEIISILQDAPASCLPLFKFTDIYEKKYSRKLVVGDLYRLPELVAVREQGGSRFVCLLSNSQIRQSPLGSSQSQEGSSSASGSPVVFEELEYHEPVCRQHYSLQDFSEADFDPDSYKIPFVVMSLSTLASEVHSLLQSHQGTLPLLSFPDCYAAKFRPLQLGNESLEGGVPLEHLVTCVPSITVVTAQNGFKVIKWINNKPPVPNSEPWIQRCKSPVGNPQLIQFSREIIDLLKSQPSCIMPISKFIPSYHHHFAKQCRVSDYGFSKLLELLEAVPHVLQILGMGTKRLLTLTHRAQVKRFTQDLLKLLKFQASKQVAIKDFMQAYHWCFSRDWRVTDYGICDLMDLLTEIPDTTITITQQPTDTVISVPKRERTMEELERTKQFGKEVVDLLRHQPHCRMPFSKFIPTYHHHFGRQCKLSHYGFTKLIELFEAIPDVLMVLECGEEKVLSLTEVERIKALAAQLVKLLRAQKNSSLPVSQLLTEYSKTFGYGLRLQDFDASSLPALLTKLCHVVKVVDGADGREVQLINRKSLRSLTSQLLALLMSQEDENITKGLKVEELSQYYLSVHGVALNPCEYGFLSLSELLKSLPYLVELYHEETDDTTQAASSHWEEFVRLTRLYQFARNVRALLHTYHYNQIFLTEFHGAYNKFTGCSLDPRFCGYTSVDELLSAIPQVIWIKGHGHKRIIVLKNDMKAKPSCSVSNSPQLENTESPRDSPISSATSGAQSPGADAAAESELLCLSSPVDLLCGPVPSCLPSPQLHPDPVVVQQADLIYFEERTPPLPTDVTADLPAKRDGSTDDSADPREPPPPPDTKTLLSMDSPSRRASRSRIKLAANFSFTAGL; from the exons ATGATGGAAGGACTGGGAAAGGAGAGATCAACATGTGGCGCTAGATCCTTCCCATGGCTCGCTCACACCGAAACAGAGGCTTCAACCCTGCTATGGAAGCTCAAGGACTGCTTCTCCGCACATGAAACAAGCTCCCCTCATCAGACAGACAAA AGCAATCACATGGACAACAGAAAGGCTGTACTGGATCTGAAAGATGTGCCTCCTCCACCACTGCACCATACTTCCTCTTCCCAGTTATCCCAGCCcttctctctgtcctctctcccATTGCCTCCTCCCTGCTTGCCGCCACCTCCCCCTCAGCTTGCACAAGACTCCTTCCAACAACCGCCACCACCTCATCAGCAACAAGAGGGGGCTAGCCCCAAAGTAAGCATTTGCGAGCACTGTGACCACAACAACACAGATGGCTTTGGGTTGTTGGGTGGCAGAGGTGTTGTTGGTAGCGGCAGCAATGCTGCAGGAGTTGTTTCGCTTTATATGGCCCCAGGGTCTCTGGGAGCACCGATCAGTACTAGTAGGTCTGGGCCTTGTTCTGTAGCCTCATCTGTTCATCAGTATAAACATAAATTTAGCTGTGGCACTGGAGGTGAAGCTTTTGATCCTTTATTCAGTCTTAGTTGCAAACCTCAGCTGTCCTCTTCTGTTGCTACCTCTCAACCTATTTCATCACACCCCTACCTCCCCTGCTGCTCAGGGCTTCTCCACACCTACCCAGCTGTACCTCTTTCTTTCAGTCAAGCCAGCCTCTTTCCCTCTTCAGCACCGATGGCATCCTCTCTCCCCTCTGTTTCCTCTCTACCTGCTAGCTTGCATGGCTCTTGCCTGACCTCTTCTGGCTTTTACACATGTGGTGTGGACTGCAGCGCATCAGCCAGAAGATCCCAAGGAAGTATACTCGGTGGTCACCCAAGCACCAGCACCATCACTACTACAGCCACTTCAGCACACTTCTTCTCTAATCCTATGCACCTAAATGTTGAACGCACTGTTTGTGTGAAGGGGGCACACTACTGTCAGGAGTGCTTATTTAAG CCTATGAATGGTCTGATGGCAGAGTCCGACAAGGTGTACCCAAGTGTTCCTATTCCTCAGACTGCTCCTATTCCTATTCCTATTTGTAATGGCTGTGGCACCTTCTCCGATGGCAAAATGCTCATGCCATCAACCAGTCTTGGCAAGACTGGACAGAAATATG GATCACCAGAGGGTACTGGTCCCGAGAACATTCCTCCAGTCGGGGTCTTTTGGGACATTGAGAACTGCAGTGTCCCCAGTGGACGCTCTGCTGGAGCTGTGGTCCAACGAATTCGCAACCGCTTCTTCCAGGGTCATCGTGAGGCAGAATTCATTTGCGTTTGTGATATTAGCAAGGAGAGTAAAGCTGTCATCCAAGAGCTCAACAACTGCCAG GTTACTGTTGCACATATTAATGCCACAGCCAAGAATGCTGCAGATGACAAACTTCGTCAGAGCCTACGGCGCTTTGCTGAGACGCACACTGCACCTGCAACTGTTGTACTGGTATCCT CTGATGTGAATTTTGCAAGCGAGTTGAGTGACCTGCGTCATCGCCATGGTTTCCATGTAATCCTGGTTCATGGCAGCCATACATCTTCAGCTCTACTGCAGCATGCCAACAGCCATGTGCCCTTTCAGGAGATAACAGCAGATCTGCCACCACGCATGCTTGTCAAAGCGCAG CCCAGTTTCAACCACCTCTATGTGCACAACCTCCCTCTCAACTGTGACAAGAACATGCGGAACGCTGTGAAGCTCAGGCTCCGCCGGCTGTCAGACAACTGTGGCGGCAGAGTACTTGGTGTGTCCCAGGGCACAGCAGTCCTCCGCTTTGGCAGCCCTGAGGCAGCTACACGTGCCCGCAAGCGAATGGAAAATGAGGATGTGTTTGGCCACAGAATCAGCCTCTCCTTCTCCCCGCGGCCCAGAGACGATGCAAGTCCTGAGTCTGAGCTTCGTTCTCAGCCCCATCACTTGCCTCAGACTCTGACCCGGACCTCTCAAACCCAGGATTCAATGTTCGGCCCTCCCCCATCCATAGCCTCCTTCTCTTTTCTGCCCCTGGAGACACCCAGGTCACCCAGAAGGCCACGGCGAGCAACCCGCCCCTGCCACACCCCTGGTCCGGTGGCTGAAAGGCCCTATAGCCCCAGGAGGGGTTGCAGTGGGCCTCCCGGTGGTGCTCCAGCCAAGCCCCATCAG GAGCTGGGCAGTTTGGAGGGGAAGGCCAGAATGAACTTTCAGCACTTGGAAAAGGGATGTGCTGCCTCGTCTTCGACCCAGAATAATGGTGAGGCTGGAGCACTGGAGCAACTAACTAAGCCTGGTCTCACTGTAGAATCCATCTACAGCCAGAG CAGAGAGGACTCCAGCCCTCAAAGTGCAACTGAATCCCCTGTTGACCAAGTGGACAGGAACTCAGGGGAGTTCCAGATTAGCACACCCTCCGCCTTCAGCAAGTTGAACCTACACAGAAGCTTCAGCCCCCTCGTCTTATCTCAGGGCTCCTGGTCTTCCAG GAGTGCATCCCCTTGCCTATCCAGCCGTTCCTCACCTCTGATTGCTGCCCCTCGTAGCCCTTGTTCTGAAGCTTCTGAGCCTTTCTCAGAGGGAGCAGAGATCCAGGTTGCCAACCTGGACTACAGAATGTCTCGCAAGGATCTGCAGCAAACTTTAAATGACACCTTCTCCCGATACGGAAGG GTAAAAAGTGTGGAGCTTAGCCCCCACACTGACTACCAGCTGAAGGCCACAATTCAGATGATGTCCCTGCAGCAGGCCATTAGTGCAGTCAGCGGCCTACACCGTTACAAGATCGGAGGCAAACGCATTCAGGTGTCTCTGATCACCGGTGGCAGCAACAAATCTCTTGCCATGCTCGG CCCAGAGATAATCTCCATTCTTCAAGATGCTCCTGCCAGTTGCCTTCCTCTTTTCAAGTTCACTGACATTTATGAGAAAAA ATATTCCCGTAAGCTCGTGGTTGGCGATCTGTATCGGCTCCCAGAGCTGGTTGCAGTGCGGGAGCAGGGAGGCTCAAGGTTTGTGTGCCTTCTGTCCAACAGCCAAATACGCCAGAGTCCACTGGGATCTTCCCAATCCCAGGAGGGCTCCTCCTCAGCAAGTGGGAGTCCTGTTGTGTTTGAGGAGTTGGAGTACCATGAACCTGTCTGCAGACAGCACTATTCACTGCAGGACTTCAG tgaGGCCGACTTTGACCCTGATTCCTATAAAATCCCATTTGTTGTAATGTCTCTGAGCACACTAGCCTCAGAGGTCCACAGTCTGTTGCAGTCACATCAGGGCACACTTCCACTCCTCAG TTTTCCAGACTGTTATGCAGCAAAATTCAGACCACTTCAGCTTGGCAATGAGTCACTGGAAGGTGGTGTTCCTCTGGAGCACCTCGTCACCTGTGTTCCCAGTATCACAGTAGTCACAGCTCAAAATGGTTTCAAAGTCATCAAGTGGATCAACAATAAACCTCCGGTGCCAAACTCTG AGCCATGGATTCAACGCTGCAAGAGTCCAGTCGGCAATCCACAGCTCATCCAGTTTAGCCGAGAGATTATTGACCTCTTAAAAAGTCAGCCGTCATGCATAATGCCAATCAGCAAATTCATTCCCTCATATCATCATCACTTTGCCAAGCAGTGCCGCGTCTCCGACTATGGCTTCTCTAAGCTGCTGGAGCTCCTCGAGGCTGTGCCACATGTTCTGCAG ATCTTGGGTATGGGTACAAAGCGTTTACTGACTCTAACTCACCGAGCTCAAGTTAAACGCTTCACCCAAGACCTGCTTAAGCTGCTTAAGTTTCAAGCCAGCAAACAAGTGGCAATCAAGGACTTCATGCAGGCATACCATTG GTGCTTCTCCAGAGACTGGAGAGTAACTGACTATGGGATATGTGACTTGATGGATCTGTTGACTGAGATCCCTGacaccaccatcaccatcacACAACAGCCCACCGACACAGTCATCTCAGTTCCTAAGAGGG AGCGTACTATGGAAGAACTGGAGCGTACCAAGCAGTTTGGGAAGGAGGTGGTGGACCTGCTTCGCCACCAGCCTCACTGTCGAATGCCCTTCAGCAAGTTTATACCAACTTACCACCACCACTTTGGTCGCCAGTGTAAGCTCAGCCACTATGGGTTCACCAAGCTCATTGAGCTCTTTGAGGCAATCCCTGATGTCCTGATG GTGCTGGAGTGCGGTGAGGAGAAAGTGCTGTCTCTCACTGAGGTTGAACGTATCAAAGCTCTGGCAGCTCAGCTGGTCAAGCTGCTGCGGGCTCAGAAAAACTCCAGTCTGCCTGTGAGTCAGCTGCTCACAGAGTACAGCAAAACCTTTGGTTACGGGCTACGCCTGCAAGACTTCGATGCAAGCTCCCTGCCTGCTCTGCTGACCAAACTCTGCCATGTTGTCAAg gtggtggatggCGCGGATGGTCGGGAAGTGCAGCTGATCAACAGGAAGTCTCTGCGCTCTCTGACCTCACAGCTACTGGCACTGCTCATGTCCCAAGAAGATGAGAACATCACCAAAGGTTTGAAGGTGGAGGAGCTGAGCCAGTATTACCTAAGCGTTCACGGAGTTGCGCTAAACCCATGTGAATATGGGTTCCTTTCTCTCAGCGAGTTACTGAAGAGCCTTCCATACCTGGTCGAG CTATACCACGAGGAAACTGATGATACCACTCAAGCTGCCAGCAGTCATTGGGAAGAATTTGTGAGGCTAACCAGGCTTTACCAGTTTGCTCGTAATGTACGCGCGCTGCTCCACACCTACCATTACAACCAGATCTTCCTGACTGAGTTCCACGGAGCATACAACAAATTCACAGGCTGCAGCCTTGATCCACGTTTCTGTGGGTACACCAGCGTTGATGAGCTGCTCAGTGCGATTCCACAG GTGATCTGGATCAAAGGGCATGGTCACAAGAGGATTATCGTTTTGAAGAACGATATGAAAG CAAAACCAAGCTGTTCAGTCTCCAACAGCCCCCAGCTGGAGAACACTGAGAGCCCGAGAGACAGCCCGATTAGCAGTGCAACATCTGGAGCTCAGAGTCCAG GTGCTGATGCAGCTGCAGAGTCAGAGCTGCTGTGTCTGTCGTCTCCAGTGGACCTGCTGTGTGGCCCTGTTCCATCCTGCCTACCGTCGCCTCAGCTTCACCCCGACCCCGTTGTCGTCCAGCAGGCGGATCTGATTTACTTTGAGGAGAGAACTCCTCCACTACCAACAG ACGTCACAGCTGATCTACCTGCAAAGCGTGATGGCAGCACAGATGACTCTGCAGACCCCAGagaaccaccaccaccacctgacACAAAGACCCTCCTGTCCATGGACAGTCCCAGCAGAAGAGCTTCACGTAGTAGAATCAAATTAGCAGCCAACTTCTCATTCACGGCAGGCCTCTGA
- the marf1 gene encoding meiosis regulator and mRNA stability factor 1 isoform X3 has protein sequence MMEGLGKERSTCGARSFPWLAHTETEASTLLWKLKDCFSAHETSSPHQTDKSNHMDNRKAVLDLKDVPPPPLHHTSSSQLSQPFSLSSLPLPPPCLPPPPPQLAQDSFQQPPPPHQQQEGASPKVSICEHCDHNNTDGFGLLGGRGVVGSGSNAAGVVSLYMAPGSLGAPISTSRSGPCSVASSVHQYKHKFSCGTGGEAFDPLFSLSCKPQLSSSVATSQPISSHPYLPCCSGLLHTYPAVPLSFSQASLFPSSAPMASSLPSVSSLPASLHGSCLTSSGFYTCGVDCSASARRSQGSILGGHPSTSTITTTATSAHFFSNPMHLNVERTVCVKGAHYCQECLFKPMNGLMAESDKVYPSVPIPQTAPIPIPICNGCGTFSDGKMLMPSTSLGKTGQKYGSPEGTGPENIPPVGVFWDIENCSVPSGRSAGAVVQRIRNRFFQGHREAEFICVCDISKESKAVIQELNNCQVTVAHINATAKNAADDKLRQSLRRFAETHTAPATVVLVSSDVNFASELSDLRHRHGFHVILVHGSHTSSALLQHANSHVPFQEITADLPPRMLVKAQTPRSPRRPRRATRPCHTPGPVAERPYSPRRGCSGPPGGAPAKPHQELGSLEGKARMNFQHLEKGCAASSSTQNNGEAGALEQLTKPGLTVESIYSQSREDSSPQSATESPVDQVDRNSGEFQISTPSAFSKLNLHRSFSPLVLSQGSWSSRSASPCLSSRSSPLIAAPRSPCSEASEPFSEGAEIQVANLDYRMSRKDLQQTLNDTFSRYGRVKSVELSPHTDYQLKATIQMMSLQQAISAVSGLHRYKIGGKRIQVSLITGGSNKSLAMLGPEIISILQDAPASCLPLFKFTDIYEKKYSRKLVVGDLYRLPELVAVREQGGSRFVCLLSNSQIRQSPLGSSQSQEGSSSASGSPVVFEELEYHEPVCRQHYSLQDFSEADFDPDSYKIPFVVMSLSTLASEVHSLLQSHQGTLPLLSFPDCYAAKFRPLQLGNESLEGGVPLEHLVTCVPSITVVTAQNGFKVIKWINNKPPVPNSEPWIQRCKSPVGNPQLIQFSREIIDLLKSQPSCIMPISKFIPSYHHHFAKQCRVSDYGFSKLLELLEAVPHVLQILGMGTKRLLTLTHRAQVKRFTQDLLKLLKFQASKQVAIKDFMQAYHWCFSRDWRVTDYGICDLMDLLTEIPDTTITITQQPTDTVISVPKRERTMEELERTKQFGKEVVDLLRHQPHCRMPFSKFIPTYHHHFGRQCKLSHYGFTKLIELFEAIPDVLMVLECGEEKVLSLTEVERIKALAAQLVKLLRAQKNSSLPVSQLLTEYSKTFGYGLRLQDFDASSLPALLTKLCHVVKVVDGADGREVQLINRKSLRSLTSQLLALLMSQEDENITKGLKVEELSQYYLSVHGVALNPCEYGFLSLSELLKSLPYLVELYHEETDDTTQAASSHWEEFVRLTRLYQFARNVRALLHTYHYNQIFLTEFHGAYNKFTGCSLDPRFCGYTSVDELLSAIPQVIWIKGHGHKRIIVLKNDMKAKPSCSVSNSPQLENTESPRDSPISSATSGAQSPGADAAAESELLCLSSPVDLLCGPVPSCLPSPQLHPDPVVVQQADLIYFEERTPPLPTDVTADLPAKRDGSTDDSADPREPPPPPDTKTLLSMDSPSRRASRSRIKLAANFSFTAGL, from the exons ATGATGGAAGGACTGGGAAAGGAGAGATCAACATGTGGCGCTAGATCCTTCCCATGGCTCGCTCACACCGAAACAGAGGCTTCAACCCTGCTATGGAAGCTCAAGGACTGCTTCTCCGCACATGAAACAAGCTCCCCTCATCAGACAGACAAA AGCAATCACATGGACAACAGAAAGGCTGTACTGGATCTGAAAGATGTGCCTCCTCCACCACTGCACCATACTTCCTCTTCCCAGTTATCCCAGCCcttctctctgtcctctctcccATTGCCTCCTCCCTGCTTGCCGCCACCTCCCCCTCAGCTTGCACAAGACTCCTTCCAACAACCGCCACCACCTCATCAGCAACAAGAGGGGGCTAGCCCCAAAGTAAGCATTTGCGAGCACTGTGACCACAACAACACAGATGGCTTTGGGTTGTTGGGTGGCAGAGGTGTTGTTGGTAGCGGCAGCAATGCTGCAGGAGTTGTTTCGCTTTATATGGCCCCAGGGTCTCTGGGAGCACCGATCAGTACTAGTAGGTCTGGGCCTTGTTCTGTAGCCTCATCTGTTCATCAGTATAAACATAAATTTAGCTGTGGCACTGGAGGTGAAGCTTTTGATCCTTTATTCAGTCTTAGTTGCAAACCTCAGCTGTCCTCTTCTGTTGCTACCTCTCAACCTATTTCATCACACCCCTACCTCCCCTGCTGCTCAGGGCTTCTCCACACCTACCCAGCTGTACCTCTTTCTTTCAGTCAAGCCAGCCTCTTTCCCTCTTCAGCACCGATGGCATCCTCTCTCCCCTCTGTTTCCTCTCTACCTGCTAGCTTGCATGGCTCTTGCCTGACCTCTTCTGGCTTTTACACATGTGGTGTGGACTGCAGCGCATCAGCCAGAAGATCCCAAGGAAGTATACTCGGTGGTCACCCAAGCACCAGCACCATCACTACTACAGCCACTTCAGCACACTTCTTCTCTAATCCTATGCACCTAAATGTTGAACGCACTGTTTGTGTGAAGGGGGCACACTACTGTCAGGAGTGCTTATTTAAG CCTATGAATGGTCTGATGGCAGAGTCCGACAAGGTGTACCCAAGTGTTCCTATTCCTCAGACTGCTCCTATTCCTATTCCTATTTGTAATGGCTGTGGCACCTTCTCCGATGGCAAAATGCTCATGCCATCAACCAGTCTTGGCAAGACTGGACAGAAATATG GATCACCAGAGGGTACTGGTCCCGAGAACATTCCTCCAGTCGGGGTCTTTTGGGACATTGAGAACTGCAGTGTCCCCAGTGGACGCTCTGCTGGAGCTGTGGTCCAACGAATTCGCAACCGCTTCTTCCAGGGTCATCGTGAGGCAGAATTCATTTGCGTTTGTGATATTAGCAAGGAGAGTAAAGCTGTCATCCAAGAGCTCAACAACTGCCAG GTTACTGTTGCACATATTAATGCCACAGCCAAGAATGCTGCAGATGACAAACTTCGTCAGAGCCTACGGCGCTTTGCTGAGACGCACACTGCACCTGCAACTGTTGTACTGGTATCCT CTGATGTGAATTTTGCAAGCGAGTTGAGTGACCTGCGTCATCGCCATGGTTTCCATGTAATCCTGGTTCATGGCAGCCATACATCTTCAGCTCTACTGCAGCATGCCAACAGCCATGTGCCCTTTCAGGAGATAACAGCAGATCTGCCACCACGCATGCTTGTCAAAGCGCAG ACACCCAGGTCACCCAGAAGGCCACGGCGAGCAACCCGCCCCTGCCACACCCCTGGTCCGGTGGCTGAAAGGCCCTATAGCCCCAGGAGGGGTTGCAGTGGGCCTCCCGGTGGTGCTCCAGCCAAGCCCCATCAG GAGCTGGGCAGTTTGGAGGGGAAGGCCAGAATGAACTTTCAGCACTTGGAAAAGGGATGTGCTGCCTCGTCTTCGACCCAGAATAATGGTGAGGCTGGAGCACTGGAGCAACTAACTAAGCCTGGTCTCACTGTAGAATCCATCTACAGCCAGAG CAGAGAGGACTCCAGCCCTCAAAGTGCAACTGAATCCCCTGTTGACCAAGTGGACAGGAACTCAGGGGAGTTCCAGATTAGCACACCCTCCGCCTTCAGCAAGTTGAACCTACACAGAAGCTTCAGCCCCCTCGTCTTATCTCAGGGCTCCTGGTCTTCCAG GAGTGCATCCCCTTGCCTATCCAGCCGTTCCTCACCTCTGATTGCTGCCCCTCGTAGCCCTTGTTCTGAAGCTTCTGAGCCTTTCTCAGAGGGAGCAGAGATCCAGGTTGCCAACCTGGACTACAGAATGTCTCGCAAGGATCTGCAGCAAACTTTAAATGACACCTTCTCCCGATACGGAAGG GTAAAAAGTGTGGAGCTTAGCCCCCACACTGACTACCAGCTGAAGGCCACAATTCAGATGATGTCCCTGCAGCAGGCCATTAGTGCAGTCAGCGGCCTACACCGTTACAAGATCGGAGGCAAACGCATTCAGGTGTCTCTGATCACCGGTGGCAGCAACAAATCTCTTGCCATGCTCGG CCCAGAGATAATCTCCATTCTTCAAGATGCTCCTGCCAGTTGCCTTCCTCTTTTCAAGTTCACTGACATTTATGAGAAAAA ATATTCCCGTAAGCTCGTGGTTGGCGATCTGTATCGGCTCCCAGAGCTGGTTGCAGTGCGGGAGCAGGGAGGCTCAAGGTTTGTGTGCCTTCTGTCCAACAGCCAAATACGCCAGAGTCCACTGGGATCTTCCCAATCCCAGGAGGGCTCCTCCTCAGCAAGTGGGAGTCCTGTTGTGTTTGAGGAGTTGGAGTACCATGAACCTGTCTGCAGACAGCACTATTCACTGCAGGACTTCAG tgaGGCCGACTTTGACCCTGATTCCTATAAAATCCCATTTGTTGTAATGTCTCTGAGCACACTAGCCTCAGAGGTCCACAGTCTGTTGCAGTCACATCAGGGCACACTTCCACTCCTCAG TTTTCCAGACTGTTATGCAGCAAAATTCAGACCACTTCAGCTTGGCAATGAGTCACTGGAAGGTGGTGTTCCTCTGGAGCACCTCGTCACCTGTGTTCCCAGTATCACAGTAGTCACAGCTCAAAATGGTTTCAAAGTCATCAAGTGGATCAACAATAAACCTCCGGTGCCAAACTCTG AGCCATGGATTCAACGCTGCAAGAGTCCAGTCGGCAATCCACAGCTCATCCAGTTTAGCCGAGAGATTATTGACCTCTTAAAAAGTCAGCCGTCATGCATAATGCCAATCAGCAAATTCATTCCCTCATATCATCATCACTTTGCCAAGCAGTGCCGCGTCTCCGACTATGGCTTCTCTAAGCTGCTGGAGCTCCTCGAGGCTGTGCCACATGTTCTGCAG ATCTTGGGTATGGGTACAAAGCGTTTACTGACTCTAACTCACCGAGCTCAAGTTAAACGCTTCACCCAAGACCTGCTTAAGCTGCTTAAGTTTCAAGCCAGCAAACAAGTGGCAATCAAGGACTTCATGCAGGCATACCATTG GTGCTTCTCCAGAGACTGGAGAGTAACTGACTATGGGATATGTGACTTGATGGATCTGTTGACTGAGATCCCTGacaccaccatcaccatcacACAACAGCCCACCGACACAGTCATCTCAGTTCCTAAGAGGG AGCGTACTATGGAAGAACTGGAGCGTACCAAGCAGTTTGGGAAGGAGGTGGTGGACCTGCTTCGCCACCAGCCTCACTGTCGAATGCCCTTCAGCAAGTTTATACCAACTTACCACCACCACTTTGGTCGCCAGTGTAAGCTCAGCCACTATGGGTTCACCAAGCTCATTGAGCTCTTTGAGGCAATCCCTGATGTCCTGATG GTGCTGGAGTGCGGTGAGGAGAAAGTGCTGTCTCTCACTGAGGTTGAACGTATCAAAGCTCTGGCAGCTCAGCTGGTCAAGCTGCTGCGGGCTCAGAAAAACTCCAGTCTGCCTGTGAGTCAGCTGCTCACAGAGTACAGCAAAACCTTTGGTTACGGGCTACGCCTGCAAGACTTCGATGCAAGCTCCCTGCCTGCTCTGCTGACCAAACTCTGCCATGTTGTCAAg gtggtggatggCGCGGATGGTCGGGAAGTGCAGCTGATCAACAGGAAGTCTCTGCGCTCTCTGACCTCACAGCTACTGGCACTGCTCATGTCCCAAGAAGATGAGAACATCACCAAAGGTTTGAAGGTGGAGGAGCTGAGCCAGTATTACCTAAGCGTTCACGGAGTTGCGCTAAACCCATGTGAATATGGGTTCCTTTCTCTCAGCGAGTTACTGAAGAGCCTTCCATACCTGGTCGAG CTATACCACGAGGAAACTGATGATACCACTCAAGCTGCCAGCAGTCATTGGGAAGAATTTGTGAGGCTAACCAGGCTTTACCAGTTTGCTCGTAATGTACGCGCGCTGCTCCACACCTACCATTACAACCAGATCTTCCTGACTGAGTTCCACGGAGCATACAACAAATTCACAGGCTGCAGCCTTGATCCACGTTTCTGTGGGTACACCAGCGTTGATGAGCTGCTCAGTGCGATTCCACAG GTGATCTGGATCAAAGGGCATGGTCACAAGAGGATTATCGTTTTGAAGAACGATATGAAAG CAAAACCAAGCTGTTCAGTCTCCAACAGCCCCCAGCTGGAGAACACTGAGAGCCCGAGAGACAGCCCGATTAGCAGTGCAACATCTGGAGCTCAGAGTCCAG GTGCTGATGCAGCTGCAGAGTCAGAGCTGCTGTGTCTGTCGTCTCCAGTGGACCTGCTGTGTGGCCCTGTTCCATCCTGCCTACCGTCGCCTCAGCTTCACCCCGACCCCGTTGTCGTCCAGCAGGCGGATCTGATTTACTTTGAGGAGAGAACTCCTCCACTACCAACAG ACGTCACAGCTGATCTACCTGCAAAGCGTGATGGCAGCACAGATGACTCTGCAGACCCCAGagaaccaccaccaccacctgacACAAAGACCCTCCTGTCCATGGACAGTCCCAGCAGAAGAGCTTCACGTAGTAGAATCAAATTAGCAGCCAACTTCTCATTCACGGCAGGCCTCTGA